The following proteins are co-located in the Carassius auratus strain Wakin chromosome 7, ASM336829v1, whole genome shotgun sequence genome:
- the LOC113106259 gene encoding very-long-chain 3-oxoacyl-CoA reductase-B, with the protein MMELLTDALYWIGAVTVAWLSVSTLCCLLSGIRVWIVGNGNLMRATKLGKWAVVTGATDGIGKAYAEELARQGFAIVLISRTQEKLDEVSKAIESKYNVETKTISADFGSVDIYSKIESGLAGLEIGVLVNNVGVSYSYPEFFLDIPDIDSFINSMININITSVCQMTRLVLPRMVERSKGVILNVASASGMYPVPLLTLYSSSKAFVDFFSRGLEAEYKSKGIIIQSVLPFYVTTKLSKIRRATLDIPSPERYVKAQLSTVGLQTQSNGYFPHAVMGWVTTALLPAKLLNKYVMSMGLSQRARYLKKQKQG; encoded by the exons ATGATGGAGCTGCTGACAGATGCACTGTACTGGATCGGGGCTGTCACTGTGGCCTGGCTCTCGGTCAGTACTCTGTGCTGTCTGCTCAGCGGGATTCGCGTGTGGATTGTGGGCAATGGAAATTTGATGCGGGCGACCAAACTCGGGAAATGGGCAG TTGTGACTGGGGCCACCGATGGAATTGGAAAAGCCTATGCGGAGGAG CTTGCTCGACAAGGTTTTGCTATCGTTCTCATCAGCCGTACTCAAGAGAAGCTGGATGAAGTGTCCAAAGCCATCG AGAGCAAGTATAATGTCGAGACCAAAACCATTTCTGCTGACTTTGGCTCTGTGGACATCTACTCTAAGATTGAGTCTGGACTGGCCGGACTTGAAATCGGAGTTTTAG TAAACAATGTTGGAGTGTCTTATTCCTACCCTGAGTTCTTCCTCGACATACCTGATATTGACAGT TTCATCAACAGTATGATCAACATCAACATTACCTCAGTTTGTCAG ATGACACGACTGGTACTGCCCCGGATGGTAGAGAG gtCAAAAGGAGTGATCTTGAATGTTGCTTCTGCGAGTGGCATGTACCCAGTTCCTCTCCTCACCCTCTACTCCTCCTCAAAG GCCTTTGTGGACTTCTTCTCCCGTGGACTTGAGGCTGAGTACAAAAGCAAAGGGATTATTATACAG AGCGTGCTGCCATTTTATGTGACAACAAAACTGAGCAAGATCAGGAGGGCCACTCTTGACATCCCCTCTCCGGAACGCTACGTTAAAGCCCAGCTGAGCACTGTAGGCCTGCAGACTCAGTCCAATGGTTACTTCCCTCATGCCGTCATG GGTTGGGTGACTACTGCTCTGCTTCCTGCGAAACTGCTCAACAAATATGTTATGAGCATGGGGTTGTCCCAGCGTGCACGCTATCTGAAGAAACAGAAGCAAGGTTAG